Below is a window of Clostridiales bacterium DNA.
TGCGCAGGTTCCGGATCACCGGTGCATCCTCCCGGGCAATATTGTCTGCCAGTGCCAGGCTGCCCGCTGTGGTATGCAGGCCTTTCACGTCAATATTGTCTTTCACCAGCACCGGTATCCCGGCCAGTAATTTGTCCTGTCTGGCCGCTTCCTGTGCTTTGGCTTGTTCCGGCGCGGTTTCATCCAGTTCCGCGATGCAGTTTAGCCTGTTTTTTCCGCCGATGCTTCCTGCAAGAGCCAGTGCGTTTTCTGTCTGATTCATATCCTCCACATACCCTTCTGATGCTCAGGAAATTATGAGATAAACTGACAAGGGAGAATTATCTCCAGATGGATTAAATATACTTCTGCATCCAGGCGGCGCTGTCCTTCCGTATATTCTCCGATACATGGCCGTATACATGAAAGAGGTTTCCATGGAACGGCCGGTCTGTGCCATGGAGGATGAGAGCGCCATTTTCATCAGGAACGGCAAAGCTGAAATTATTGGGGCCATCCATAAGATTGACAAGGGAGAAATCAGGCCGCTTACGGAAGAAGATATCCGGCTTTGAGACATGATTTATGGGATTGCTGCAGCCTAAACGGTTGCAGCAATCCCTTTCAGTAAAAAAGCAGCGCAACCCGCAGTTGCGCAATTTCCTGAAACAGCATCTGTGAGTTGGTGGGAAAGCTGCCTGTTTTATGTTAATCTGTCCTTGCGACGCGGAGCAGAAAACTGTCAGGGACGACAAATACAGAATAAGAGGAGAAGCAACATGAGCTTTGGAAAAAACCTTCAGTATTTAAGGCAGCTGAGTGCGAATATGACCCAGGAAGCACTGGCGGAAAAGCTGAACGTCAGCCGCCAGACCATCTCAAAATGGGAAATGGACGCGGCAAATCCGGAAATGGACAAAGCGCTGGAAATCTGCAAAATCTTTAGCTGTACCCTGGATAATCTCTTCCGGGAAGAAATGGATAAGCGCAGCGACGCTTATTCAAATCTCCGCACGGAGACAGTCGAAGGATTCCTCTATGTGGAGTATACGGTGATCAGCCGGGAACCGGAAGCGGATACCATCGGCAGGATGTACAAATGCGCGGAGGAAAACGGAATCGCGAATCCGAGAGTCATCGGATGGGATTTCCCGAAGCTGTCGCAGGAACAGGTGAATGTGTTCAATATGCACGGATATACCGCGGCGTTGATCCTGCCGGAGGGCGTTACGCCGGAAGGATACGAAATTAAGGAACAGCCAGCCCATCAGTATGCTGCGATCCATATTGACAGGCCTTTTGACAATCCGTTTTCCACCATTCCGGGAGCCTATCACACCCTCGGGGATTATATGAGGACGAACGGGCTGACATTTGTGGAAAATGAAGTCATTCCGTGTTTTGAAACGGATGGGGAAGGCATGGACGTTTACATGGCCTGTAAATGATGAAGATCCGGAAAGCGGAGGCAGCTGATGACTTTACAGTTCATGAAAGCGGGTACTTCGGACGCCCTGGTGCTGAATGCCATATCCAGGCTTGCTTTTGACAGCGATACGGAGGTGGGGGCTCCTTCCGCAGGAGGACCGCCCGGGTATATGTCGCTGAAATACCATATAAAAATGGCGAAATCAGGCCATCTGTTCAAACTGACGCAGAATGGCCTAATCCTTGGCGGGGCGGTCCTTTTCCGGAACGGGGACACGCTGAATATCGGAAGGATATTCATTGATCCGCAGCACTTTCGGAAAGGTTACGGCACTTGTATGATGCGGGAAATCGAAGCACTGTTTCCGGATGCAAGGCTTTTTACGCTGGACACTCCCGCCTGGAATACCCGGACGAACGCCTTCTACACCAGGCTGGGGTATTTGGAAGTGAAGCGTGACGGTGATTTTGTTTACTATTCAAAGAACCGCTGACGGAGACACAAAACAGGTGTACCGGATGGATTCGACCCACAGGGCTGAAATATTCAGCACCGCGGGTCTTTTTTCATCTTTGCCGACATGGTATCATTTCTGATGAAGAAACCGGACAAAACAAAGCAATCCATGACAGGCTTTTTGCCGTGAACAGCCTTATGATCAATTGTGAAAGGAGGGAGACTGGATGAACTGGGTCAAAACAATCAACGACGCGATCGGGTACATGGAGAATCACCTGACGGATGAGATTGCGCTGGCGGATATTGCGAAGCATGTAAACCTTTCCGCGTTCCATTTCCAGAGGGCGTTTTCCCTGCTGACGGAAATGTCCCCGGCGGAATACCTGCGGAAAAGGCGCCTTTCTCAGGCTGGGGCGGATCTGGCAGGCGGAGATGAAAAAGTTATCGATGTGGCCATGAAGTACTGCTATGATTCGCCGGAAAGCTTTACCAAAGCGTTTACACGGTTCCATGGGTTTTCACCGATGCAGGTGAAAAAGGGAAGCCCCATTCAGTTCATGAACCGGTTTACCGTCCACATGACAATTGAAGGAGGCAGCATCATGGAGTTTACAGTTGAAAAATGGGAAGCGATGGACCTTCTCATGCATGCGAAAACTTTTCATGCCGAAACAAGCGAAGATGAGATTCCGAAGTTCTGGGACGAGTATTACGCCCATGAGGAATACCGGAAGATTCCGGGATATCTCGGACTCTGCGCCCAGCAGAAAACCGACAGTGATGAATTCCGGTACGGCATCGGCTGCAAAGCTTCCGATGTGGAAGGTATCCCGGAGGGGTTCGAGATCATCCATATTCCGGAATACACCTGGGCGGTTTTCAAATGTGTCGGACCGACGCCCGGGGCGATCCAGGCTATGTGGGAAAAGATCTACAAGGAATGGCTGCCGGTTTCCGATTATGAACTGATCCCCGATTATGACATTGAGAACTACCTGCCCGGAGATCCGTCTGCCCGGGATTATGTCAGCGAGATCTGCATTCCTGTCAGGAAAAGCAAGTGATGGGGAGGGAATGAACCATGCCGAAAAATGATAATCCCCAGGCGATCCGGTTTCTTGCCAGTATGGAAGAGCACGGAGAGCGGGAAGCCGGCATCCGGTTTTCCGAAGAAAACCCGCTGTCAAAGTCTGCTGATGCAGGCAAAAAAACCAAATGGGCCAAAGAGCTATGCGCTTTCCTGAACGATCACTACGATGATGAAACGATCAAAAAGATCAGGATGGACTGCGCGTGCGGACCGAAATACGGATACGGCGGCAGTAAACTTAAAGCGGTTTATGACAGGAACCGGGATCCGAATTCTTTTGTGGAACAGGCAAATGCCCTGGACCTTGGATTTACGCTGGAATATGATGGAACGGCCTATTACCTGATCTATCCGCAGTGCTACTGTTCATGCGTGAACCGGACCGATGACCTGCTGCCCGGGACATGGTGCTACTGTACGCTTGGGTATTCCAGGAGAATGTTTGGATATGTATTCGGAAAAGAAGTCAGGACGGAGCTGATCAGCAGCGTTAAGCAGGGAGACGCTGTATGCAGGATCAGGATCACGGTACAGGACGCATGACTGGTATCTGCGATGGAATCGCTTCGGCTGCTGAAAACAGGCACTCTTCACGGGTGCCTGTTTTTTCATGCGTTTCCGGTTTTGCGGATCGGAATGCCAATTCAGCATGTTTCTCTTTCAATTCCAATTATTTCATAGTAATGGGTTTTGACGGAATGATCTGTCAATTGCCGGTGAGGATGCTGTTCAGGAGTTCGACATACTGCCGGAAACTGTCCCGGCCAAGCGGTGTCAGTTCACAGGTGGTCAGCGGTTTTTTGCCGGAAAACTCCTTGCGGACAATAATATAGCCCGCATCCGTAAGCTTGCTGATCTGGACACTGAGATTGCCGTCGGTTGCTCCGGTCAGATGTTTCAACGCAGTGAACGAAAGGGGCTGTTTGATTAGTCCGCTGACGATCATCAGCCGAAGTTTCGACTGGAACATCTCCGGGATATTATTCATCTCCATAGACAGACCCTCTCTGCTTTTTCATGGAAAAGATACCCATGCCGATATACACGAATGGGAGCAAAAGGGAGATTAGATTCGCTTTCGCGGTCAGAAATGCATACAGCTGAACCGCAGTTGTGGTTCCATTGAGGTCCACAGCGGTGACATAAGGCAGCGGAATGATAAACAGAACGGGAAACAGAACAGAGAGTACAGCAGCGATAATCTTCATGATCCGGCTGCTGATATAGTGGCCGGTAAAGAAAATGCAGATACATACGGCACCGTATTTCATGCAGCTGAGGACTGTGTTCCCGATTGCTGGATTCGAGGATGGGACAGCCAGCCCGATGAGCTGCGTGATGAGCTCCAGGACAACCGGAGCGAAAAGTATTACACCCCACATATCAAACAGACGCATGGTATATACATTCTCGCTCTTTCCGATTTCCCTGCGTTTGCGTATAAACAGGACGAAGAGCACGATACTGACAACATACGACAGGCCTGTCAGGATAAGGGACAGGGTGGCGACGTTCTCCAGGCGGGATGTACGGGCGGTATAAAAGGTGAGAACGATCTGGAATACCAGGAAGGCGAGCGTGGCTGAACCATATACCAGGAAGAGCCAGCCGAGGCGGCGCAGATTGATTTCCGTATGGTTGATAATGCGCTTGATGAGCGCAATATCCTCCATGGCGGTTTTGATGTTTTCCTCACTGCGCTGGTTTTCGGAAGCAGGTATCTGCTGTGTCATACTCATTTCTCCTTTGGAATGGATTCGGAAATCCGGTGGTGTTTTCCGGATGCTTTATAATATAAAGTACTTTATAACAGATGTCAACCCTTCTTTCCGGTTCTTTCAAAAAGATTTCAAATCCCGGCAGTTTGACAGTTAAAAAACCCTGTAGTCATAACGGCTGCAAGGTTTTTTAACTGTCATAATTTGAATGTTTGTGTGTAAAGAACTGCCTGATTATATTGCCCGGGACCTTTGTTTCAGCTCCCGGAATTGCCGGGTTTCAGCGTTTCCGGGTTTTTGTTTCCTAAATCATGCTTTACGGAAACTTTGGGGACATGGTATTCCACGCCCTGGTCAAAGCGCACTTCTTCCGGCGGAACCTCCAACTCTTCCGGATGATCCATGAAATGAATGACGTCGAAAAAGAAGCCCGCGTAGTGCGCGCCGGAGCAGACCCGTTCATCCGCCGTGATGCCGATGGGCAGGATGCGCTTCATCCGGGCTTTTCCGTCCTCCACAACCGCTTCCTTCTGGATGCTGCCCATGCCGAAGAACAGGCTGACATTGCCGAAGTTATAGATGTGGTGCAGGGGGTTGTGCAGCCCGATGGAACCGTTGTTGGTAATAAACAGTCCGCTGTAGAAAGGAAGCTCGCGGATCAGCACGGGCGGCGCGATTCCGTAACGGTCCAGCAGGCGGACCAGTCCGACCACCGTTGTGGCCAGGCCGGGTACAGCCAGCAACGCGCTGGCCAGCTTGATGACAAACCCGCCCTCTTTTGTGCTCCGGCTCTTTTCCACTGCCGCGTTCATGCGGTCCCGGACGTCGAAAATCGTGTCGGTCAGGTCAAAGAGGATGCGGACCGTATCCTCGTTGCTGTGGATGTCCTGCGGGTTTTTCAGGACCGTATAGGAAATGGAGCAGTTGTTCCGCGCAAAGAACTGCTTGTTGAAGATAAACCGGTTAACTTCCGGATTGCGGCTGACAGCACGGACGTAGGCGGCTGCCAGGATCTGCATGAAGGTGATCTTCTGGCCTTCCCGGCTTTTCTGGGCGATATACCGGCTCAACTTCTCATAGTCCGCCTTGTGATCCAGGAACACCTGCGCGTCGCAGCGCATCGGCATGAGGTAGGGGGTCATCTGAATAATGGGATCCAGCTTCTTCACTCGTTTTCCGTCAGGTCTGCGTCCGAACATGGAAAGGGCCTCCTTTTAAATTAATCGTCCTGATGAGACAGGAGTTTTACTGAGAACAAATTAACAGATGACGGCTTCGGCCTGAAGACCGTAATTCTGTGCATAAATATACAATTCGTCAAAGGGCGGGGGACTCCTGTCAGAAGGATCCTTTCATCTGCGGGGAATGCTTCCGGCCGGCAGGATCCGGCGTATTTGCCCTTTATTTGTAGAAAACATGTTTGTTCCCCTTTTCTTTCTCCGGTCCGGCAAGTAAAATGCAGATACAGAAAATCGCACATACAGGAGGAGTAAACCATGCGCCTGATGCTGACATCCTGCGGACTGGAAACGGAAAAGATCAAAGGATACTTCCTGGAGATGTTGGGGAAGGATCCCTGCCATGCCAAAGCGCTTTTTATCCCGACCGCCGCGATTGACGCGGATGCTGTCGAAGTGCTGCCGAAATGCATGCATGACCTGCTGAAATGCGGCTTTCCGAAGGAAAACATCCGGGTATATGACCTGCATGCCGATATGCCGGCGGACGAGCTTGGCACTTTTGACGTGGTTTATTTCTGCGGCGGAAGAACCTCCTACCTGCTGGAGCGGATCAATGATTCCGGTTTCCGGGGAACGCTGCTGAACTATATCCGGGAGGACGGATTTGTGATCGGGGTCAGCGCGGGGAGTATCATTTTCGCGAACAACCTGCCCGGCAATCTGGGTTTTATTGATACAAAGCTGGATGTCCACTGCGACAGGAGCAGTTTTGCCGGCCGGGTCACATTCCCGCTGGCGGACAACCTGAAACTTTCGAATACAGCGGCGATGCTGATCCGGAATATCCCGGATGATACGGAAATCATTGATGACTGATGATACGGGGACCGGAAGAAGGCGGAACGGAGCGGATCTGTATGCCGAATGAAATCACGAAGGTTATTCAGTGCATGCTGGCCATGCAGCGGTATCCATGGGAACAGGGAGTCTGCGCCCAGGCTCTGCTGGAAGCCGGGCGGGAAGAACTCTGGATTCCGATGGCGTATGATGCCATCCGGCGCCAGTCCCCGGACGGGCGGCTCGCGATGGCCGGCGGCGGTCCGGCGGTTTCCGATCCGGCGGCAAACGGAGAGGTCTGCCTCCGTGCCTGGCAGCGGACCGGCAATCCGTTTTTCCTGGACGGCGCGCAGCGCATGCTGGACTACCTGGATCATTCCGCGCCGCGTACGGCGGACGGAATCATCTGCCATAATGACGTTTCCTTTGAGGCGGGCTTTTCTGCCGCCCAGCTATGGATTGACGGGCTGTATATGGTTCCGCCGTTCCTGGCGGTGATGGGCCGGATTGAAGATGCCGCGGAACAGGTCCGGGGTTATATCCGGCATCTCTTTGATGAGGAAACCGGCCTTTTCTTCCACATTGTGGATACGGCAGGCGGAAGGTTTGTCCGCAGAAAGCACTGGGCGACCGGAAACGGCTGGGCCCTGATGGGCCTTGCCCGGATAACCGAAGCGGCCGGGGAAGCCGACCGCCTGGAGATCCGGGATGAGATGTCCGGTTTCCTGAACCGGCTGCTGGATTCCATGCTTGCGTACCAGGCAGCGGACGGGCGCTTTCACGATATCCTGGATGACCCGGAAAGCTTTATGGACGGCACTTCTTCCGCCATGATGGCGGCAACGGTCTTCCGGGGAATCCTGCACGGATATGTCAGCAGGGAATACCGGGACGCGGCGGAGGCCGCTTACCGGACCGTGATGGAAAAAACAGACGGGATTGGCCTGGTCCGTGAAGTATGCGGATGCCCGGATTTCGTCTCTGAGGGAACGTCAGCAGAAGCCCAGGCGGCCCTGGTGATGGCGGATGCCTGGCGCAGAAAGCTGAATATGGAATAACCGGGCGGTATCCGCCCGGTTATCTGCTTCGGTCAGTCTTTCTTTTGAAACGGGGATACGGAAGGATCCAGGTGCCCGTCCCGGAACATGGAGAACTGATCCATCGGGTAATTCTTCAGGTTTTCCAGGATCTGCCGTCCGTCCGCCCGGCTCAGCAGCTCCTTCCGGTCACGCAGGACCTGCGCTTCCGCCTGGTGCTTGGAGGGACCGCCGATACAGCCGCCGGGGCACATCATGCCTTCGACAAAATCCTCCTGCAGTTTTCCGGCCTTGAGCAGCATCATGGCCTTTTTGCATTCATCCCCGCCGGAGCACTGCAGCAGTCTGATATCGGAAGGATCTTCGCCCAGCTCTTTCATCACCTGCAGGACCGCTGCGGCCACGCCGCCGCTGCCGGCAAACTGCTTGCCGAAAAGGGAGGCTTCCTGGTAGGATTCCTCCACCGGTTCGGGGGTGATTTCCCGGGAATCCAGCATGGCAACAATCTCGCCGTAGGTCAGCGCGTAATCCGGCCGGTCCGCGATGAACTCATTCAGGGTTTCTCCCTTCTTGGCGATGCACGGCCCGATAAACACGGTGACGCAGTCCGGGTCCCGGTGCTTCAGGTACCGGGATACCGCGACCATCGGGCTGACCGTGTTGGACTTGTATTTCTGGTATTCTTCCGGGAAATGGTGGCGCAGCATGGAGATAAACGCGGGGCAGCAGGAGGTGGTCATCTTGCGGCCTTCTTTTCTGGCTTCGATCCACTCCAGCGCCTCATACGCGGCCGTCATATCACCGCCGAGGCCGACTTCCACCATGTCCGCGAAGCCCAGCTTTTTCAGGGCCGCGCGGATGGAAGCCATGGATACATCCTTGCCGAACTGGCCTTCCGTGGCAGGCGCGCACATGGCATAGACTTTTTTTCCGCTTTTGATTTCCCGGATGATATCCACCGCGTAGATCCGGGAACCGATCGCGCCGAAGGGACAGCTGTGGATGCAGTGGCCGCAGTGGACGCATTTCTCATCGTCAATCATGCACAGCCCGTTTTCGGTATATGTGATGGCGCCGACCGGGCACGCCTTTTTGCAGGGCCTTTCCGTATGAACAATCGCGCCGTAGGGGCAGGATTTTGCGCACATGCCGCAGGACTTGCACTTGGACGGATCAATATGCATGCGGGTATCGCCGGGGGTGATGGCGCCGAAACGGCATGCGTTCAGGCAGGCCTTTCCCAGGCAGAAACGGCAGATATCCGTGATCATGTAATCCTGGATCGGGCAGTCATCGCAGGCGGCGGGGATAACGGCCACCACATTGCGGGATTCGCTGTTCACATCCGGATTCTGTCCCATGGCCAGGCGGACCCGCCCGCGGACGATCTCGCGTTCCTTGTAGATACAGCACCGGTACTGGGGCTGCGGGCCAGGAATGATCTCCAGTACCAGCCGCTCACAGTTATCCGTTGTCAGCTTGTCTTCCCATGCCAGGCGGCATACCTCCCGCAGGATATGGTGCTTTAATTCCACAATGCCCTTATCGTTTGTAATCATTCCCAAGACTCCTTCTGGACTATTCGGTTTTTGTAGTAAGAAAGTGCCGGGACAGTGCCCATCTGCATTTATTATACCCAAAAAAGCGCAGAACGGCAATCCCGGTCCGGAAAGGATTCCTTCGCCCAAATGACGAAATACTTACCAGGGAGGAAGCGGAGGAACATATGGATAAGCAGTATGATCCTTTGTCGGAGCCGGAGAAGGAGGAAACCCCGCAGGACCGGGAGGAAGAGCCGATCCTGATCAGTACGGATGACTTTTACGACCTGCTGATGGAGCAGCAGGAGCAGATGTAATATCATGAAACGGAGAAGAACGAGATGGACGGTTGCATTTTCTGCCGGATTGCGTCCGGTGAGATTACCGGCCTGAGGGTATACGAGGATGAGGCCACCCTGGCGTTCATGGATGTCGCGAAGGATGTGGATGGGCATATCCTGGTGATTCCGAAGGCACACTGCAAAAAAATCCTGGACTGCGAGCCGGAGACACTGGATGCCATTTTCCGGACGGTGCGGAAGGTGTCGCAGCACCTGGTTTCCGACTGCGGGTATGAGGGGGTCAACCTGCTCAATGCCAGCGGCGAATGCGCCGGACAGTCGATTCCGCATTTCCACATTCACATCATTCCCCGGAAAGGCGGGGACGGGATTGACGCCTGGCCGGAGTTTGCCGGTGCAAAGGAAGACCTCCAGGCGGTATATGACCGGGTGAAGATGTAAAAACACAGGGAAGTGGAAAAAAGGACGGCCCCGGATATGCGGGGACCGTCCTTTTGGGTTGCTTATACGATTTCTCCCCGTGCAAAGAGGTTGTCCTTGCCCATTCCACAGACATAGGGACTGCGGTCATACAGGTAGCAGAATTCCAGGAAATCCTTTTTCTGTGCGGGGTCGTTCATGATTTTCACCAGGATCTCATTGGGAATGGTCCGGGCGAAAGCCCCCGGGCCGGCCAGGGAGATCTCCCGGACCCCGTTTTCGGCCAGGATCCGCTCCAGCTCGTCCGGCATGAAATGATAGGTAATGCTCCATGGCGCCTCGCCCCGGTCATAGGCAGCCCGGGCTTTCTCCACATCCCCCATGAGCCCGGTTTCCAGTGTTTCCAGCAGGGATTTCTTCCGGAAGGAAAAATCCCGGATCATCTGCTCCCGGCTGTTCAGACACCACTGGACCCATCCGTCCGGACTGCTCCGGTCCAGGATGAACTGGTTCTTCTGGATGGGATTGGCCAGGTAGGGGAGCGCTCCCAGGCGGCTGGAAACGCTGAGCATGATGCGCTTTTTCGCGATGCGCACCAGTTCCCGGATGGTTTTCTCCTGCTGCGGATACGTATAGGAGACCGGCGCGTCAAAGGAGATCACCAGGTCAAAGCTCCGGTCCGCATAAGCGGAAAGATCCTCCAGGGCACCCTGCACAAAGGTGATCCGGTCCAGGACGCCGGCGGCTTCGGCCAGCTCCCGGGCCTTGTCAATCATGGGCCGGGAAATGTCGAAATGGGTGACCTGCAATCCCTGCCGGGCCAGCAGGATGGAAAAGCGGCCGCACCCGGCGCCGCCGTCAAACACCGTGTGAATCCCGTCCAGGTGATCCAGGAGCTCATGCTCGATATGGCTTTTCTGCACGATGTCGTCAATAAAGGTCTGCTCGCGTTCTGCTTCCCGTTCTCCCTTGTCGGGAAGGTTCCACATCCTTTCGGAAATCCGGGTGCTGTAATCCATTGTTCTTCCTCCTTCCGGTGTGCCATAAACGAAAACGCCCCAAATAATACCCCTCCGGGCACTATCTGCGGCGTCGCTCAAAACGTACATCACACACAAACTGTACTCAATATATCATAAATGCGGGGCTTGTCAAGCGGATGGCCGGACCCGGTGAAAAAAACTTCTGTTCCCCTTTCTTCCGCGTGGCGCTCATGGTAAGATGAAGCAGGTAAAACCAGGCCGTTCCGGCAGGAGGGAAGACGCATGAAGATCTATGATATTTCCCAGGAGGTTTTCGGCTGCGCGGTGTTCCCCGGGGATCCGCATCCGGAAAGGGAAATCAAACTGAGAATCAGCGAAGGCGCCATGTGCAACCTGAGCGCTTTCAGCATGTGCGCGCACAACGGCACCCATGTGGATGCGCCGCTGCATTTTATCGACGGAACGGAAAGCGTTGACCGGGTGGATCTGGACAAGTTCATCGGGTATGCCTATGTGGCGGAGCATGACGGTCCGGTCCGGGCGGAGGACGCGGAGCGGATCCTGGAAACGGCTGCGGCGTTTGATC
It encodes the following:
- a CDS encoding helix-turn-helix domain-containing protein encodes the protein MSFGKNLQYLRQLSANMTQEALAEKLNVSRQTISKWEMDAANPEMDKALEICKIFSCTLDNLFREEMDKRSDAYSNLRTETVEGFLYVEYTVISREPEADTIGRMYKCAEENGIANPRVIGWDFPKLSQEQVNVFNMHGYTAALILPEGVTPEGYEIKEQPAHQYAAIHIDRPFDNPFSTIPGAYHTLGDYMRTNGLTFVENEVIPCFETDGEGMDVYMACK
- a CDS encoding GNAT family N-acetyltransferase → MTLQFMKAGTSDALVLNAISRLAFDSDTEVGAPSAGGPPGYMSLKYHIKMAKSGHLFKLTQNGLILGGAVLFRNGDTLNIGRIFIDPQHFRKGYGTCMMREIEALFPDARLFTLDTPAWNTRTNAFYTRLGYLEVKRDGDFVYYSKNR
- a CDS encoding AraC family transcriptional regulator; its protein translation is MNWVKTINDAIGYMENHLTDEIALADIAKHVNLSAFHFQRAFSLLTEMSPAEYLRKRRLSQAGADLAGGDEKVIDVAMKYCYDSPESFTKAFTRFHGFSPMQVKKGSPIQFMNRFTVHMTIEGGSIMEFTVEKWEAMDLLMHAKTFHAETSEDEIPKFWDEYYAHEEYRKIPGYLGLCAQQKTDSDEFRYGIGCKASDVEGIPEGFEIIHIPEYTWAVFKCVGPTPGAIQAMWEKIYKEWLPVSDYELIPDYDIENYLPGDPSARDYVSEICIPVRKSK
- a CDS encoding transcriptional regulator translates to MEMNNIPEMFQSKLRLMIVSGLIKQPLSFTALKHLTGATDGNLSVQISKLTDAGYIIVRKEFSGKKPLTTCELTPLGRDSFRQYVELLNSILTGN
- a CDS encoding 2-oxo acid dehydrogenase subunit E2, which encodes MFGRRPDGKRVKKLDPIIQMTPYLMPMRCDAQVFLDHKADYEKLSRYIAQKSREGQKITFMQILAAAYVRAVSRNPEVNRFIFNKQFFARNNCSISYTVLKNPQDIHSNEDTVRILFDLTDTIFDVRDRMNAAVEKSRSTKEGGFVIKLASALLAVPGLATTVVGLVRLLDRYGIAPPVLIRELPFYSGLFITNNGSIGLHNPLHHIYNFGNVSLFFGMGSIQKEAVVEDGKARMKRILPIGITADERVCSGAHYAGFFFDVIHFMDHPEELEVPPEEVRFDQGVEYHVPKVSVKHDLGNKNPETLKPGNSGS
- a CDS encoding Type 1 glutamine amidotransferase-like domain-containing protein; its protein translation is MRLMLTSCGLETEKIKGYFLEMLGKDPCHAKALFIPTAAIDADAVEVLPKCMHDLLKCGFPKENIRVYDLHADMPADELGTFDVVYFCGGRTSYLLERINDSGFRGTLLNYIREDGFVIGVSAGSIIFANNLPGNLGFIDTKLDVHCDRSSFAGRVTFPLADNLKLSNTAAMLIRNIPDDTEIIDD
- a CDS encoding glycoside hydrolase family 88 protein, with product MPNEITKVIQCMLAMQRYPWEQGVCAQALLEAGREELWIPMAYDAIRRQSPDGRLAMAGGGPAVSDPAANGEVCLRAWQRTGNPFFLDGAQRMLDYLDHSAPRTADGIICHNDVSFEAGFSAAQLWIDGLYMVPPFLAVMGRIEDAAEQVRGYIRHLFDEETGLFFHIVDTAGGRFVRRKHWATGNGWALMGLARITEAAGEADRLEIRDEMSGFLNRLLDSMLAYQAADGRFHDILDDPESFMDGTSSAMMAATVFRGILHGYVSREYRDAAEAAYRTVMEKTDGIGLVREVCGCPDFVSEGTSAEAQAALVMADAWRRKLNME
- a CDS encoding 4Fe-4S dicluster domain-containing protein, whose protein sequence is MITNDKGIVELKHHILREVCRLAWEDKLTTDNCERLVLEIIPGPQPQYRCCIYKEREIVRGRVRLAMGQNPDVNSESRNVVAVIPAACDDCPIQDYMITDICRFCLGKACLNACRFGAITPGDTRMHIDPSKCKSCGMCAKSCPYGAIVHTERPCKKACPVGAITYTENGLCMIDDEKCVHCGHCIHSCPFGAIGSRIYAVDIIREIKSGKKVYAMCAPATEGQFGKDVSMASIRAALKKLGFADMVEVGLGGDMTAAYEALEWIEARKEGRKMTTSCCPAFISMLRHHFPEEYQKYKSNTVSPMVAVSRYLKHRDPDCVTVFIGPCIAKKGETLNEFIADRPDYALTYGEIVAMLDSREITPEPVEESYQEASLFGKQFAGSGGVAAAVLQVMKELGEDPSDIRLLQCSGGDECKKAMMLLKAGKLQEDFVEGMMCPGGCIGGPSKHQAEAQVLRDRKELLSRADGRQILENLKNYPMDQFSMFRDGHLDPSVSPFQKKD
- a CDS encoding HIT domain-containing protein produces the protein MDGCIFCRIASGEITGLRVYEDEATLAFMDVAKDVDGHILVIPKAHCKKILDCEPETLDAIFRTVRKVSQHLVSDCGYEGVNLLNASGECAGQSIPHFHIHIIPRKGGDGIDAWPEFAGAKEDLQAVYDRVKM
- a CDS encoding class I SAM-dependent methyltransferase, which produces MDYSTRISERMWNLPDKGEREAEREQTFIDDIVQKSHIEHELLDHLDGIHTVFDGGAGCGRFSILLARQGLQVTHFDISRPMIDKARELAEAAGVLDRITFVQGALEDLSAYADRSFDLVISFDAPVSYTYPQQEKTIRELVRIAKKRIMLSVSSRLGALPYLANPIQKNQFILDRSSPDGWVQWCLNSREQMIRDFSFRKKSLLETLETGLMGDVEKARAAYDRGEAPWSITYHFMPDELERILAENGVREISLAGPGAFARTIPNEILVKIMNDPAQKKDFLEFCYLYDRSPYVCGMGKDNLFARGEIV
- a CDS encoding cyclase family protein, with translation MKIYDISQEVFGCAVFPGDPHPEREIKLRISEGAMCNLSAFSMCAHNGTHVDAPLHFIDGTESVDRVDLDKFIGYAYVAEHDGPVRAEDAERILETAAAFDPRAAERILVKGKATVTAEAARVFAGRGIKLFGNESQTVGPEDAPMEVHLIMLGAKVVLLEGIRLGHVPEGVYVLHAAPLNLGGAEGAPCRATLISTDL